GCCGGCATCGAACTCCAGGAAAATGAGGATGAAATCCAGCCCGCCCGCACTCAACAGGTGGTAGAAATTATCGTTGTCGTCCCCGTGGTTCTTGCCGAACCAGGGTCTGTCCTTGAAGCGGGCCGTCCCGAAGTAACGGTTGTAGAGCTGGGTCGTCTCGATACGGAGGCCGTCGATGCGGATCGGTAGCCTGCGGTAGATGTACTTGTCATGATTGCCCACGGCAATGCCGTAGGGAATCGGCGGCGTCCCTTCCAGCTTGCGGAAGGCAGCGTCGGCATGCCGCCACTGGTCGTCCCGATCGGCATGGTTGACGCAATCTCCCACGTGAGCCACGTAGACGATGTTGAGAGCCTCCCGGTTCTCGGCGATCCACTGGGTCTGGGCCTTGAAAATCTCCGGAGTTCCCCCGCCGTCGCCGGACGCGTAGTTCTGGGTGTCGGGTATCACGGCGATGGTGAAGTCCTCCTGGGCTCGGACGCCGGCCGGCCAGAGGAGGAGAACGAGGATCAGAAACACCCCGCAAATGCTATGTAAGGAACCACATCGCCCAACTCTGAAGTCTGTTCTCATGTCAATTTCCTTGGATATCGACCGTGGGATGCCGATGAGCAGCATCACCGCTGAAATTGTCTGAAGCGGCTGCAAGCGAAATGATGTTCTCCAGCCGAGTGTGGAAGCCGCAAATGAACTTCCAGTGGTCATCCCATGAAGTGTCAATGAACCGGGGCCTGGATCCAGTGTCCTGTCTCCAGCCGACCGGCCCGACTGGATTGTCCGGAACCAATATACTGAATCCAGGCGGGGCGGCCAAGGCTTTCAATCCCACGGGGGAAAGGATATGATCCCTTGCTACAGGATACAGTTTTTGGAAGGACGGCGACTGACCCTTTTTGGGAGACGCAGGGATCGCTCCTTCAATAGAAATCCGGCCGCCGGATCATGGCGCTCACCGGACAGTCGTCCCCTCCGAACAACATTTTCCCACTATTTCAGAAGAGGAACCTCCATGCCAAGATTGATTTTGCTCGGTGGTTTTTTCCTGTTGACGATCTACGCCTTCTCGGCCCGACAGGGGCAAGTGGAAGTCTTCGAGATCGGCAAGCACAATGTAGACCTCTTGCCGGGCGGCAAGGAAGCTGACGGCATCATCGGCGACTTCGTGATGCGGAATAACCGGATTCAGCTGCTGGTGGCCGGCAACCTGCCGCTGAGAAGACCCAACATGACCGTTGAGAAAGCCTTCGAGACGCCCGGTTGCCTCTATGATCTCGACCTGGTGGGAGAGAGCAATGACCAGTTGACGGTTCTCCGGCCCGGGCATTTGGGAGGTCCTCTGTCCGTGGTTCAGATCGGCAAACCCGGCAAGGGCGAGACCGCCCGTCTGGAAGCGGTAAGAACAGCCGCCAAGGGCGGAGGCCTCTCCATCAGGCACGAGTACGAGTTGGCGGCCGATCAACCCTACGTCAAGATCACCTCCACCTATCGCAACCAGTTCGGCGGCAACAAGACCATCGAACCGGGAGCTGCCTGGAAAGAATTTTCCCAGCGCTGGAACGTCGGCGGCATCCAGGTGGGAGACAGCATTGACCGCTCCGACAAGCGCGCCTATGCCTGGGCAGCCCTCCAAACAGGTGGCCGAAGGGGTCGGTCACCTCGGTTGCTGGCTTCCCCCTTGCCGAAAAAGGTCGATCTCGCGCCGGGTGAGGAGCGGCAGTTTGCCATTGCAGTGACCGTGGCCGCATCCCCCCTGGAGGCTTATGGAATCCTGGCGAGCCTGGGAAGAATGGCGGGACAGGTTGCCGGAACCGCGGCCGACCCGGGTGGAGAACCGGCGGTTAATGCCCGGGTTCTGGTGGAATTTCAAGGCACGAAGCTGCCCTCCTATCCCGATGCGCAGGGCAATTTTCGGTTTCAGTTACCGGTGGGGAATTATGACGCTCAGGTCGTCGACATCGGCCGCCAAGATACATCCGCTACACGCCGAAGCTTTTCCGTGGCTGCGGGGCGAACCGCCCGGCTGGATTTCAAGCTGCCGGCAGCGTCCGGGATGGAGTTCGACATCCGAGACCAGGCGGGCAAGCCTTCGCCCTGCAAGGTTCAGTTCATCGGCCGCAACGGCACCTCCACGCCCGATCTGGGCAGCCCCTACCGGGCTCACGGCTGCGACCACCAGTACCACTCCCACGACGGCCGCTTTTTCCAGCAACTCCCCCCGGGGAACTATCTGGTCAGAATTACCCGGGGGCCCGAGTTCGACATGTTGGAGAAGACAGTGGATGTCCGACCCGGCCAGTCGGTCAAGGTCAGCGGGACGCTGCAGCGCACCGTCGATACCCGGGGGTGGGTCAGCACCGACTACCACTCCCATTCCACTCCGAGCGGCGACAACTACTGCAACACCGACGATCGCATCATCAACCTGGTTGCCGAGCACCTCGAATTCGCTCCGGCGACCGAACACAACCGCATTTATGACTGGCAACCTCACATCGACCGCCTCGGCCTGAACCAACACATCAAGACCATCGTCGGGCTGGAGCACACCGGCAGCGGGCAACACTTCAACGCGTTCCCGCTCCAAAGCTTCCCTTACCTGCAAGATGGAGGGACCCCGCCCTGGCAGTACGATCCACGGCTGAATGCCATTGTCCTGCGCAACGCCTTCGGGGGCGGTGCCGACCGCTGGGTCCAGATCAACCATCCCGGCGTGGGGATCGTTTTCAACGACCGCAACCAGGACCAGGTTGCCGACGGTGGCTATGCGGGATTCGAAGGCCTGATCGATGCCGGAGAATTCTG
This genomic window from Acidobacteriota bacterium contains:
- a CDS encoding metallophosphoesterase, whose protein sequence is MFLILVLLLWPAGVRAQEDFTIAVIPDTQNYASGDGGGTPEIFKAQTQWIAENREALNIVYVAHVGDCVNHADRDDQWRHADAAFRKLEGTPPIPYGIAVGNHDKYIYRRLPIRIDGLRIETTQLYNRYFGTARFKDRPWFGKNHGDDNDNFYHLLSAGGLDFILIFLEFDAGSDALGWADEVLKEHSDRRAIVVSHSLLRLDKTFSHQGQTVYDVMKDNPNFFMMLCGHVLGEALREDTYNGNRVYSLLSDYQGRARGGDGWLRIMKFSPSQNRIEVSTYSPTLDKYERDADSQFTLEYDMSSD
- a CDS encoding CehA/McbA family metallohydrolase, whose amino-acid sequence is MPRLILLGGFFLLTIYAFSARQGQVEVFEIGKHNVDLLPGGKEADGIIGDFVMRNNRIQLLVAGNLPLRRPNMTVEKAFETPGCLYDLDLVGESNDQLTVLRPGHLGGPLSVVQIGKPGKGETARLEAVRTAAKGGGLSIRHEYELAADQPYVKITSTYRNQFGGNKTIEPGAAWKEFSQRWNVGGIQVGDSIDRSDKRAYAWAALQTGGRRGRSPRLLASPLPKKVDLAPGEERQFAIAVTVAASPLEAYGILASLGRMAGQVAGTAADPGGEPAVNARVLVEFQGTKLPSYPDAQGNFRFQLPVGNYDAQVVDIGRQDTSATRRSFSVAAGRTARLDFKLPAASGMEFDIRDQAGKPSPCKVQFIGRNGTSTPDLGSPYRAHGCDHQYHSHDGRFFQQLPPGNYLVRITRGPEFDMLEKTVDVRPGQSVKVSGTLQRTVDTRGWVSTDYHSHSTPSGDNYCNTDDRIINLVAEHLEFAPATEHNRIYDWQPHIDRLGLNQHIKTIVGLEHTGSGQHFNAFPLQSFPYLQDGGTPPWQYDPRLNAIVLRNAFGGGADRWVQINHPGVGIVFNDRNQDQVADGGYAGFEGLIDAGEFWSDQILNPDPVVIDKRGGRTRIGENRIFGWLQLLNQGRNVWCVAVSDAHGVFSSPAGDWRTYIPSSTDQPGRIDYREIIRNSKAGRMMISNGPFLEVETADGMPIGSRVVSEGFIDLKVKVQTANWLEVDRVQVLVNGRQHPDYNYTRSKDPSKFKGRPLVFEETIRVNLQEDAHLIVVATGEGSDLSKGWGRAGPATMHPVAYNNPIFVDVDGHGFKPNGDNLGHPLLVAPRPQ